Genomic DNA from Haloarcula marina:
TTCGGACGCCGGGCCGGACGTGACGCCGACCGACCGGCAGTCGCTGACCCCCGCGGAACTGGACCTCGTCCTGGAGATTCAGGGCGGCCTGCCGATTACGGAGACGCCCTACGCCGACGTGGCCGACGCCATCGGCGCGGACACCGAGTGGGTCGTCGAGACCATCAAGCGGTTCAATCTGGAGGGGAAGGTCCGCCGCGTCGGGGCCATCCCGAACCACTACGCGCTGGGCTACTCGGAGAACGGGATGACCGTCTGGGACGTGCCCGACGACGTCATCGACGAGGTGGGACCCGCCATAGCCGAGTTCGACTTCGTCACGCACTGCTACGAGCGGCCCCGTCACGAGGGCGTCTGGCCGTACAACTTCTTCGCGATGACTCACGGCCGCAGCGAGGCGGAGAGCGAGCGACGCATCCAGCAGGTCCACGACCGGATGACCGAGTACTGGGACGTGGCCGACGACGACTGGGACACGCTGTTCTCGACGCGCATCCTGAAGAAGACGGGCATCAGACTGGACGACCGGGCCGAAGCCAACGTCGAATCAGCCTGAGCCATGATTCCGCTCCTCCACGACTTCACGGGCGAGACGGTCCTCGTCGTCGGCGGCGGCCCCGTCGGCGCGCGGAAAGCCCGCCGCTTCGCCAGCGAAGCGCGCGTCGTCGTCGTGAGTCCCGACTTCGCCGACCGCGAGTTCGGCGATGCGGAACTCGTTCGCGCCGCGCCCGACGCCGAGGCGGTGCGGGAGTGGGTCGCCCGGACCGACCCAGCGCTGGTCGTCGCCGCGACGGACGACGCGTCTGTGAACGACGCTGCGGCCGAGGCCGCCCGAGAGCGGGGTGCGCTCGTCAACCGCGCGGACGACCACGGCGAGCAGTCGTTCGGCAACGTCGTCGTGCCCGCGACGGTGCGGGACGACCCCGTGATGCTGGCGGTTGCGACCGGCGGCACGTCGCCCGCGCTGTCGAAACACCTCCGCGAGCGGTTCGAGGCGGAGTTCGCGGGCGCTGGCGCGATGGCCGAACTGACGGGCGAATTACGCGAGTCGCTCAAAGCCGACGGGGTCGCACCCGCCGACCGCCGGGCGGCGGTGCGGGCGGTGGTCAGAGACGCCGAGGTTTGGAAGGCTTTAGATAGTGGCAGGTCCAACGCACGGCAAGTAGCTACAGCCGTGATAGAAGACCAACTGGGTGAGACTGCGTGAGAGAGCAAGGCTCCATCGTGGGCGTCCGCGTCTCCCACGAATGCGCGTCGGTCGACGAATTAGAGGCCGCAGCGGTCGAGAGCCAGCGCCACGCCGTCGAGACGCTGCTCTCCCGACCGGGCGTCGAGGAGGCGCTGGCGCTCCAGACGTGCAACCGGACCGAGGGATACGTCGTCGTCTCCGACGACGAAACCGGCCGCGACGCCCTCTCGCTGTTCACCCACGGCGTGCCAGAGGACGTGGTGGTCGAGATGGACCACGAGGAAAGTCTGCGCCACCTCCTGCGAGTGGCCGCCGGACTGGAGTCCATCGTCCTCGGCGAGGACCAGATTCTCGGCCAGTTGCGCGACGCCTACGAGGACGCCCGCGGCGTCGGCGGCATCGGTCGGCTCTTAGAAGACGGCGTGACGAAGGCCATCCACGTCGGCGAACGCGCCCGCAACGAGACGGGTATCAACGAGGGCGTCGTCTCGCTGGCCTCTGCGGCCGTCCGCCTCGTCGACCGCGAGTGCTCGCTCACCGGCGAAACGGCGCTGGTCGTCGGCGCTGGCGAGATGGGGCAACTGGCGGCGAAGGCCCTCTCGGAACACGTCGAGCGTGTCATCGTCGCCAACCGGACCGTCCCGCACGCCGAACACGTCGCCGAGACCATCGACGCCGAGGCCAGCGCCGTCGCACTTGACGCCGTCTCGGCGGCCGTCGAGTCGGCCCGCATCGTCGTCACCGCGACGGGCAGTAGCGGCCACGTCTTCGACGCGGCCACCTTCGACGGAGCGGGCGAGACGTACGTCGTCGACATCGCCCAGCCCCGAGACGTGCCCGCGGAAGCCGCCGACATCGCGGGCGTGACCGTCTACGACCTCGACGCGCTGGAGTCGGTGACCGACGAGACGCGCGCCAAGCGCCGCCGTGCCGCCGCGGAAGTCGAGCGCCTCGTCGACGAGGAGTTCGGCCACCTCCTGACCCAGTACAAGCGAAAGCGCGCCGACCGCGTCATCTCGGCGATGTACGAGAGCGCCGAACAGGTCAAGGCGGCCGAACTCAACACGGCGATGGCCGGGGCCGACTTCGACGAGGACCAGCGCGAAATCGTCGAGTCGATGGCCGACGCCATCGTCTCGCAACTGCTGGCCGCGCCGACCCGGAGCCTCCGGGACGCCGCCGAAGACGACGACTGGTCGACCATCCAGACGGCGCTCGAACTGTTCGACCCCGATTTCGGCCCGGGCAGTGGCGGTCCGCCAGCGTTCGTGGAAGACATGGCTATCGAGGACATCCCCGAGGGGATGCGCGAGGAGATTCCCCCCGCCGTCCTCGACCAGTTGGCCGACGACTGACCCCCCGATGGTCAGTCTCCTCCCGTTTCTCGTCGGCGTCGGCTTCGTCGCCGCCGCCGTCGGCGGCCTCTACGAAGTGACCGAGTACACCGAGTCACAGCGCCGCGAGGAGCGCCGCTTGGTGCAGGCGTACACGTTCGGGAGTCTGCTCGTCCTCGTTCTCGGACTGGTCGCGGCGTGGCTCGGCCTCCGGAACACCGGGATTCCGACGTGGCTGTTCGCGGCGCTCACCGTCTCCGTCCTCGCCGTCGTCCTCGTCCAACGACGGCTCAGGAAACGGCTGGGCCTTCGGGACTGACGGGGCGACACAACTGTTTTGCGACTGGCAACCGACGGTTCTCGTATGGCAGACCTGCTCTCTGACGACGAGATAGCCGACCGCCTCCCCGACGGCTGGGACCGCGACGGCGACGAAATCGTCCGCACGTTCGAGTTCGACGCGTATCTGGACGCGTCGGGGTTCCTGAGCGCCGCCGCTGGCCTCGCCGAGGACGCGTGGCACCATCCCGAGATGACCGTTCGCTGGGGGGAAGTCGAGGTGCGACTGACGACCCACGACGCGGGCGGCATCACCGACAACGACATGGAACTGGCCGAGCGACTGAACGGCATCTACGAGTAACGCGTGGCCGACCCGGCCGACGCTCCGGCGCGGTACGTCTTTCGCGTCCGGTTCCGCCTCGACCCGAAATCGGGCCTCG
This window encodes:
- the hemA gene encoding glutamyl-tRNA reductase, with amino-acid sequence MREQGSIVGVRVSHECASVDELEAAAVESQRHAVETLLSRPGVEEALALQTCNRTEGYVVVSDDETGRDALSLFTHGVPEDVVVEMDHEESLRHLLRVAAGLESIVLGEDQILGQLRDAYEDARGVGGIGRLLEDGVTKAIHVGERARNETGINEGVVSLASAAVRLVDRECSLTGETALVVGAGEMGQLAAKALSEHVERVIVANRTVPHAEHVAETIDAEASAVALDAVSAAVESARIVVTATGSSGHVFDAATFDGAGETYVVDIAQPRDVPAEAADIAGVTVYDLDALESVTDETRAKRRRAAAEVERLVDEEFGHLLTQYKRKRADRVISAMYESAEQVKAAELNTAMAGADFDEDQREIVESMADAIVSQLLAAPTRSLRDAAEDDDWSTIQTALELFDPDFGPGSGGPPAFVEDMAIEDIPEGMREEIPPAVLDQLADD
- a CDS encoding 4a-hydroxytetrahydrobiopterin dehydratase is translated as MADLLSDDEIADRLPDGWDRDGDEIVRTFEFDAYLDASGFLSAAAGLAEDAWHHPEMTVRWGEVEVRLTTHDAGGITDNDMELAERLNGIYE
- the ahbB gene encoding siroheme decarboxylase subunit beta, which translates into the protein MSEDLGTVDSAILNAFQGGFPVVERPFEPAAAALADHGVEVSGAELLERVKRLDEEGVLSRFGALINAEAIGGTATLVATHAPEDTYDDHVEMVNAHPEVAHNYEREHPYLNMWFVLSVVEEGRVEEVLAEIEAETGEPTYNLPKQQEFHVGAKFPVEGPQTQAVDCSDAGPDVTPTDRQSLTPAELDLVLEIQGGLPITETPYADVADAIGADTEWVVETIKRFNLEGKVRRVGAIPNHYALGYSENGMTVWDVPDDVIDEVGPAIAEFDFVTHCYERPRHEGVWPYNFFAMTHGRSEAESERRIQQVHDRMTEYWDVADDDWDTLFSTRILKKTGIRLDDRAEANVESA
- a CDS encoding precorrin-2 dehydrogenase/sirohydrochlorin ferrochelatase family protein, with protein sequence MIPLLHDFTGETVLVVGGGPVGARKARRFASEARVVVVSPDFADREFGDAELVRAAPDAEAVREWVARTDPALVVAATDDASVNDAAAEAARERGALVNRADDHGEQSFGNVVVPATVRDDPVMLAVATGGTSPALSKHLRERFEAEFAGAGAMAELTGELRESLKADGVAPADRRAAVRAVVRDAEVWKALDSGRSNARQVATAVIEDQLGETA